From the Streptomonospora nanhaiensis genome, the window GACCGGCACCATCAGCGACGTGCAGGCACCACAGTCGAACAAGACCGCCTACGACGGGCTGCGCGACGTCGTCGCGGGAGGGGTCAGCAGCAACATGCGGGCCCGGGGCGTGGCGGCGCCGCTCGTGGTGGACTCGGCCGCCGGCGCGCGCATCCGCGACGTCGAGGGCAACGAGTTGATCGACGCGAACATGGGCTACGGCCCCCACATCTTCGGCTACGCCGACCGCGACGTCACCGAGCACGTCGCCGCGCGGTTCCGGTGCGGCCACCTGACCGGGCTCCCGCACCGCCTCGACCACGAGGCGGCCGAACTCGTCGCCGAACTCGTACCCGGAGTGGAGCAGCTGCGCTTCGCCAACTCCGGCACCGAGGCGCTGATGTCGGCGGTGCGGCTGGCGCGCGCCCTCACCGGCCGCACCCTGGTCCTGACCTTCGGCGGCCACTACCACGGCTGGAGCGAGACCCTGCTGCGGACCCGCGAGTGCGACGGCTACCGGCCCCGGCCCCTGGCGCCGGGCATGATCCCCGAGGCCATGGCGCACACCCTCCAGGTCGGCTGGAACGACGCCGCGGCGGTGGAGGCGGTGTTCGAGGAGCACGGCGGCGAACTCGCCGCGGTGCTGTGCGAGCCCGTCCTGGCCAACGCGGGCGTGGTGGCGCCCGCCCCCGGATTCCTGGAGCTGCTGCGCGAACGCACCCGCTCCTCGGGCGCCCTGCTGGTCTTCGACGAGGTGATCACCGGGTTCCGGGTGTCGCGCGGCGGCGCGCAGGAGCTCTACGGCGTGGTGCCCGACCTCACCGTGCTGTCCAAGGTCATGGGCGGCGGGTTCCCCGTGGCGGCGTTCGGCGGCCCCCGCCAGGCCATGAAGCCCCTGGCCCAATTGGAGGCGTTCCACGCCGGCGTCTACGCGGGCAACCACGCGGCCATGGCCGCCGTCGCCGCGTCCCTGGCCAAGGTCCGCTCCCTGCCGGGGCTCTACACCGAACTGGAGGCCCTGGGCGCCTACGCCGAGGCGCGGGTGCACGAGGCCGCCGCGGCGGCCCAGCGCACCCTCCAGGTGCGGCGCGTGGGCTCGGTGATGTCGGTGGCCCTGACCAGCCCCGCCACGGGCGCCGTCGACCCCGACGGGCACCGCCGCCTGCAGATCGCCTGCCAGGGACGAGGTGTGTACTTCCACCCCATCCCCGACGAACCCTGGTTCCTCAGCACCGCGCACACCCGGTCCGACATCGACACCATCGCCGACGTCCTGGCGGAGTCGCTGGCCGAGGTCTGCGCCGAGGGCGCGCGGTGACCCCG encodes:
- a CDS encoding aspartate aminotransferase family protein; this encodes MTGTISDVQAPQSNKTAYDGLRDVVAGGVSSNMRARGVAAPLVVDSAAGARIRDVEGNELIDANMGYGPHIFGYADRDVTEHVAARFRCGHLTGLPHRLDHEAAELVAELVPGVEQLRFANSGTEALMSAVRLARALTGRTLVLTFGGHYHGWSETLLRTRECDGYRPRPLAPGMIPEAMAHTLQVGWNDAAAVEAVFEEHGGELAAVLCEPVLANAGVVAPAPGFLELLRERTRSSGALLVFDEVITGFRVSRGGAQELYGVVPDLTVLSKVMGGGFPVAAFGGPRQAMKPLAQLEAFHAGVYAGNHAAMAAVAASLAKVRSLPGLYTELEALGAYAEARVHEAAAAAQRTLQVRRVGSVMSVALTSPATGAVDPDGHRRLQIACQGRGVYFHPIPDEPWFLSTAHTRSDIDTIADVLAESLAEVCAEGAR